From a single Solea senegalensis isolate Sse05_10M unplaced genomic scaffold, IFAPA_SoseM_1 scf7180000014486, whole genome shotgun sequence genomic region:
- the LOC122761232 gene encoding EMILIN-3 encodes MRTKLCSVEVAAQLFLSAVLLCVVDSKGTFYGGGHVNPFYGSRYNLFKAGLNAQHLPNKPMTRHKNHCAYVVQRNITCVMQDGVSTFVKAEYTTKCIWGQKCPVVVYRTFYKPKYKVGFKTVTELEWRCCPGYSGDQCFEGPTSSPDVSDAALPHRPGIKGFPYGPRPPVDHKPGGGQLEPGKPVPSLPDHRPGPTGQIPAGGGKTNYGNKFGISGVSGERLDRMEEDLRRLTQGLDTLTGAVAGLEVRLRTSLREDTNKLLVSLLPGGPRVPDSVVGFGVIPDDSEGVDGGESFPGFGDLAGRVTEVRDELRAKAHILEEIQGMVLGHDGQLKSLLEGARGRPIPGPGSTALIEEILNTKLADMRAEILDGFENRLTNLENICDKRIGEVQKQCHQEHMNGQEQMQQTLDGRETGLREELGSIQAQIQGLTLTESCCGQVSSLSQRVLLLEESVKGLTESQRQLQTALTDQTFHVETLIETRLVDMEGRLNTTEGGADGGLPGGLTGFKTLLEDKLKTLEEKVFVAVEELSNATAPALLEGQVVPALETEIESVRRRVEGDLDGIQKQLTDLELLCTSSCSPSTPPAGGISITEVEEECEGMEKKMTGRLDTHSKQLDRLNNTLQNLLFRIAQEDTEGAVQGEITLLKVNINSVNRTLKGLKDSISYIAGEVGHANSTWEQREHQLVNQVQGITRLVGHQASLLGAGERRLAQLKGELVTLKRQLSGELRGCRSTAMDVQREVKDFDSRVSQVEGQCSGLGELAEQLEKIRAELERHSDSYLAQVNGTLVDHSEQLAELKGEVKDCAAKEAANQKGDQ; translated from the exons AAACCACTGTGCCTACGTGGTCCAGAGGAACATCACGTGCGTCATGCAGGACGGCGTGTCCACCTTCGTGAAGGCCGAGTACACCACCAAGTGCATCTGGGGTCAGAAGTGTCCAGTTGTTGT GTACAGAACGTTCTACAAGCCAAAGTACAAGGTGGGTTTCAAGACCGTGACTGAGCTGGAGTGGAGGTGTTGTCCCGGTTACTCTGGAGACCAGTGCTTTGAAGGACCCACGTCGTCACCCGACGTCAGTGATGCTGCACTGCCACATCGTCCAGGGATAAAGGGCTTCCCTTACGGTCCCAGACCTCCTGTAGACCACAAGCCTGGAGGAGGCCAGCTGGAGCCGGGCAAACCTGTGCCCAGTCTGCCTGACCACAGACCAGGTCCCACGGGACAAATTCCTGCTGgaggtggaaaaacaaactacg gaaacaaattTGGGATCTCTGGAGTGAGTGGCGAGCGTCTGGACCGTATGGAGGAGGACCTGCGTCGCCTCACTCAGGGCCTGGACACGCTCACTGGGGCGGTGGCCGGCCTTGAGGTGAGACTGCGAACATCCCTGCGAGAGGACACCAACAAACTCCTGGTGTCTCTGCTGCCCGGTGGTCCTCGTGTGCCGGACTCTGTGGTGGGATTTGGAGTGATCCCAGATGATTCGGAAGGAGTGGATGGAGGCGAAAGCTTCCCTGGATTTGGAGATTTAGCAGGGAGGGTGACAGAAGTGAGGGACGAGCTGCGAGCCAAGGCTCACATCTTAGAGGAGATTCAG GGAATGGTCCTTGGTCACGATGGCCAGCTGAAGAGCCTGCTGGAGGGTGCTAGAGGCAGGCCAATCCCTGGCCCCGGTTCTACCGCTCTTATTGAAGAGATCCTGAACACCAAGTTGGCGGACATGCGGGCTGAGATCCTGGACGGCTTTGAGAACCGTCTAACCAATCTGGAGAACATCTGCGACAAGAGGATTGGTGAGGTGCAGAAGCAGTGTCACCAGGAGCACATGAACGGCCAGGAGCAGATGCAGCAGACTCTGGATGGAAGAGAGACCGGGCTCAGGGAGGAACTGGGCTCCATTCAGGCTCAGATCCAGGGCCTGACTCTGACTGAGAGCTGCTGTGGACAG GTGAGCAGCCTGTCTCAGCGTgttctgctgctggaggagtcTGTAAAAGGTTTGACAGAATCCCAGAGACAGCTGCAGACTGCCCTCACTGACCAGACCTTCCATGTGGAGACGCTGATTGAAACCCGGCTGGTGGACATGGAGGGCCGCCTCAACACCACAGAGGGTGGAGCTGATGGAGGGCTCCCTGGAGGTCTCACTGGCTTTAAGACCTTGCTGGAGGACAAGCTGAAGACCCTGGAGGAGAAGGTGTTTGTAGCTGTGGAGGAGCTGAGCAACGCCACAGCTCCTGCTCTCCTGGAGGGTCAGGTGGTCCCGGCACTGGAGACGGAGATCGAGTCGgtgaggaggagggtggagggAGACCTGGACGGCATTCAGAAGCAATTAACAGACCTGGAGCtcctctgcacctcctcctgctcACCCTCCACCCCGCCAGCAGGGGGTATCAGCATCACtgaagtggaggaggagtgtgaggggatggagaagaagatgaCAGGTCGTCTGGACACACATTCTAAACAGCTGGACCGACTAAACAACACCCTGCAGAACCTGCTCTTCAGGATCGCACAGGAGGACACGGAGGGCGCCGTCCAGGGGGAGATCACCCTGCTGAAGGTCAACATCAACTCTGTGAACCGCACTCTGAAGGGTCTCAAGGACTCCATCAGCTACATTGCAGGGGAGGTGGGCCATGCCAATTCCACTTGGGAGCAGAGAGAGCACCAGCTCGTCAACCAGGTGCAGGGAATCACCAGACTCGTGGGTCACCAAGCCTCGCTCCTGGGGGCCGGAGAGAGGAGGCTGGCCCAGCTGAAGGGAGAGCTGGTGACTCTGAAGAGGCAGCTGTCGGGGGAGCTGCGAGGCTGCAGGAGCACAGCGATGGACGTGCAGAGGGAGGTGAAGGACTTTGACAGCAGGGTGAGTCAGGTGGAGGGACAGTGCAGCGGCCTGGGGGAGCTGGCGGAGCAGCTGGAGAAGATCAGGGCCGAGCTGGAGAGACACTCAGACTCATACCTGGCCCAGGTGAACGGCACCCTGGTGGACCACTCAGAACAGCTAGCTGAGCTGAAAGGAGAGGTCAAAGACTGTGCGGCCAAGGAAGCAGCAAACCAAAAAGGAGACCAGTAG